Below is a genomic region from Fervidobacterium sp..
TACTATAGGAAAGTTGTTCTGAGCTAATTCTCTCATGAATGAATTGATGACAGAATTTTGGGTTGGCTCAATTATTAATCCGTCTATATTTTTTGAGACAAGTTCTTTCAACAAAGATTCCTCTTCATTCAATGTTTTTCCTTGCTCAAAAGCAAAGATTTTGATTCCAACCGAGGAAAGAAATTTTATAATACCATACATAATTTGCTTATTGCTAACTAAAAGTCCCACCCTTTTGTGTGAAATTACATTTGTTTCCGTTACAAACGTCCCAACACCAGGGACTCTGGAAACTATACCAATTTTCTCAAGTTCATCAAGCGCCTTTCTTACTGTCATTCTTGTTGTGTTAAACATTTTTGCTAGTTCATTTTCTGAAGGTATCTTATCACCTGCGGCAAGTTTCCCGGTAATTATCAAGTCTTCTATATGCTTAAGTATTTTTCCATAGGTTGGTAACATATAATTCCTCCTTTTTACTCTTTTATTCCGGAAAGTTTAATACCTTCTATTAGATACTTTTGTGTAAAAAAGAAAAATATAAAAGTTGGTATGAAAGTTAATGTTGCTGCTGCCATAGCTTGATTCCAGTACGTACCATATCTATTCATAAACATAGGCATTCCCAACGATAAGGGAAATTTTTCCTCACTTGTTATATAAATAAGAGGACCAGAATAATTATTCCACGCCCCCATGAATGTAAACAATGAGACAAGTGCCAAAACGGGTTTGGATAGCGGTAACATTATTTTTCTATATATAACCCATTCGTTTGCTCCATCTATTTTAGCAGCTTCTAACATTTCATTTGGTATTGTAGAAAAAAATTGTTTAATTAAAAATACATTCATAGGTCCTCCACCAAGAAAGGCCGGAATAATAAGAGGAAGATAAGTATTGATCCATCCAAGTTTCTTAAATATTAGAAATGTAGGTATCATTGTTACAGCCCCTGGAATCATGGCAGTGCTCAACATAACGAAAAAGAGAATATTCCTACCTATCCACTTTAACTTTGAAAATCCGAAAGCTACCAGAGGTGCTGAAAATAAAACCCCAATAATGTTTCCAAGTGTGATGATGAACGAATTGGAAAAATATCTCCAAAATGGAAACCTATCAATTGCTTTTCCATAGTTATCAAATTTAGGCTTACTTGGAAATATCTTTGGTGGAAAGTCCAAAAGCTCTGTGTCGGCTTTAAGAGATGTTCCAATCATCCAAAAAAAAGGAAAAAGGTAAATAAAAGCTAACAAACTTAGTAAAATATAAGATGTAATTTTCAAGCCTATTTTACTATTTTTATACATATTCAAACCTCCTAAGATGAACCTCAATTACCAATGTAAAATACCCATTTATCCGAAAAGTAAAAATATACAATTGTTATAATTAGTATGAGTACAAACATAAACCACGCAAGAGCAGAAGCATAACCCATGTTTGTATATGTAAATGCTTGTTTATATATATACATACCCAAAGTTAAACTTGCATTGGCTGGTCCACCTCCAGTCAATAACATTGGTAAATCGAATATTTGTATATTTCCTATTGTGGATGTAACCAAATAATAGAATATTGTTGGAGTTATAAGCGGCAAAGTTATTTTTCTAAACATTGTTAGCTTACTTGCTCCATCTATTACAGCTGCTTCGTACAGTTCATAAGGTATGTCTTTAAGTGCTGCGGAAAATACAAGCATTGCTCCGCCTACTCCCCATTGAGCTGCAATTATAATCGTTGGTTTGACCCATTTTTCACTGCTTAACCAAAGCGGTCCTTCTATACCTATCCACGATAAAACAGTGTTAATAAATCCCAAGTAAGGGTGAAAGAATAAAGTTACTACTGCTGAAAACGCAAAAGCCGGTACTATTGACGGTAAATAAATTGCTGCTCTAAAAAAAGGAATTCCTCTCAATTTTTTCACATTTAATAATAATGCTGTTGTCAAAGCAATCAACAGACCTAAAGGTACTAAACCTAACACGAGAAAAGTCGTATTTTTTAGACTTTTCCAGAACAAACCGTCTTCGAACATTCTCATATAATTTCTAAAACCCACGAAGTTTGGATACGTTGTGATAGAAAAATCAGTAAGTGAATAGTACGCTGAAGCTATAATTGGATACATAGTGAATATAAAAAATCCTATTAACCACGGTGAAATGAACAACAAACCTAAAATAAAATTTCTTGCATTTTTCATATTTTTTGCACCTCAATATTTAAAATATAATACTTACAAAAGAAGGAAATTTTTTGAATATATTTAAAAATCAGACAAACCAAATATTTCGAATTCATAAATTCTTGCAGCTTTATCACCTGTTTGAGTTGGAATTTCTATCAAGAGTCTTACATATCGTGTTTTCACAGGAGGAAAAGAATGTTCAGTTAATCCTTTTGAATTCGATTTCACCACGATAATATCATTCCAATTTTCACCATCGCTACTTATCTGAATTCTATATGCTTTAGTATTCCAATCCTCAGATTCTTTGCCTTCTTGAGCATGCCTTATAACAACCTTGTTTATAAGGCACTCTTTTTCTAAATCTACAACAAGCCAATGAGGTAAATCACCAACTGCACACCATTTACTGTTACCTTCAACAGCACCATCCACAGCTAATGATGGCTTTTCATGAGGAACAAAGCTACTCGCGTATGTCATTTTGCCCAATGCCAAGTTTTTTAAGTTTTTTGCGTTTTGTGTAACTGCTATCATGCTTTCGTAGTACCTGATGTCTTCACCAGAAGTATTCCTTGCAACCAATTTTACAGGATACAAACCTTCTTTTTCGTACTTAACTATAACCTTACCCAGATTACTATTTAATGGTTCTCCTCCAACAAACAACCATTCTAGCTCTTCAGTTGTTTCTGATGATAAAGACTCAAAAACAACGGATTCACCAGGGCTTATTATTGTGTTACTTACAGTAAACTCTGCTCTTGGCTTTGGATAAGGTGGCCAATAAATTTTTGTATATAATGGTTTACTTCTTGACATATCTTGAAAAATCGCAACTATTTTTAGTTTAGTATCCTTTTCTTTCCCTATCCTTTTCAATTTGCAAATATATGTATAATTATTAGTACTTGCCCAAACAAATTCTTCCAAGTTATTTGGTAAGATTCTATAGACCTCATAATGTTTTGCTCCCTCAACCCTATTCCAATGAATCTTAATTTGAGCAAAAATTCCTTCTTCAAATTTAATCTCGTCTACTACTATTTTCGATGTCTGCTGCTGGGTCTTGGAGGAAATTTGATATATAGCTATCTTTCCTAAATTAAACGAAACATTTTGATTCAAATTACTTCTTAGAGTAATTCCAATATTTTTAATCTTGCGGCCAATGAAACTTGTCAAGTAATATGAGTATTCTTTCCAGTCATTTAAAGACGAAAAAGGTAACTTTAAAATTTCACCATCGGAAAAATATAGGTTAATTGTTCCAAGAACTTTTCCTTCATTATTTTTAGATGCAAATGAAAAGACAGTATTTGGTAAAATCTCTATGTCAGTTAAATAAAGAATATACTCTGAGAACTCTCCTTTTAACATACTTCCGCAAAACTTAAGAGAAGTTCCTCCGTAATATGCATTTTCATAATCGATTTCGACATCAAGCTTCTTTCCCTTCACAAGCCACCTGTAAGTTGGCAAAATATCTTGCAGGCTTCTGTTATACCACTCACTATTTCCAAGCTTTTTACCATTCACAAAAAAGTACTTTCCGTGTCCAACATTAAAGTGAGTAACAAATGGTAAGCTTGTAATAGGTGATTTTTCAACAACAAACTGTGCAAAGCCTGGCCATCTTGATGCTTCGCTTTTATATTTGTAATCGAGCAGATCATGATTTCCAACCCACAATATATCCTCTTTTTTCCAAAATTCGTCAATCTTCTTTGATGAATAATAACTCCAGCATGGACCAAACAACCCAAGTGATAATTTAAGAGTACCTTGCTGATCTTGGATTTTTGATAAATTAAAATATGGGGTGTTATACCCTTCACCTTGCAGCAATACCCCAGCAAACAAATCATATTGTGAAATTTTATATTTTTGCGCATTTTTTAATGAATTTTCAACAGAATTTGGACGTTTTGAAGAGATCCACCGAAAATCTATAAACAAGTAATCTGAAAGTCTTCTTTGTTCTTCTAAATCCGTAAGAAAAACAACATTTGTTTCGTTCAATTCGCCTTGCCACATAATTTCGCCATAGTTATTCATGGCATCATACCAAAACAAAGTTAAATCAGGAGCTTTTGATTTAAAGTATCCTATAAATCTTGTTAATTGTTTTACATGTTCTTGGTCACAACCTTCTGTTTCTTGATTTATGAACCAACCATCAAATCCATAATATCTTGCAACACTTATTAATTTATCGGCTATTGGAAATTGACCATTAGTTTCTTGAAGTAGTTGATCAACCCAATTTCTTCTACCTCCATATACATTTGGTGGGAAGAAAATTGTTCCTAAAACAGGAACCCCGTTTTTATGTGCAGCGTCTATCACGTCCGCGCTTGGAGGAACGATTATTCCTTCGCCAGCTGAACCTGCCCACGCAACTAAGAAGTCTATATATTGCCAGTAAGTAAAAGTGTAAATTCTCATCGAATCATTTCTTCCCTGTGATGGCATACCACTTGTTGAGGGATTCATAACAGACAAAGCTACTATTTTTACTTTTTCTGAGGCATTTTTTGATATTTTGCCCCCTTTAATTCTATTATTTAATGGAATGGATGAAACATTATAGATGGCCTCAGGATCAGTTTCTGGACTCCATTCTAACAAATCATTTGGGTACCAGTAAGAACTCTCTGGTATTTTGAAGTTGTCTTGACTAAATGCAAGAATCGTAAATAAAATCATGAAAATAGAAAATTTTTTCATTGATTTCATCTCCCCTAGACTATTTTGTTGAAGACATTATCTTGTCGTATTCTTTTTGCACTTCTTGTTGGACATCAAAAAGTGCCTTTTCCACAGTTTTTTTACCAGTAAGGATAAGATCTCTTGCTTCAACTAGCTTGTCCCATAGTAAAGCACCAACTGGTAATGGCGGTCTTGATTTCGCATTTTCTAATAATTCAACAAATGGTTTCTGAGATGGATCCTTTTTTAGTAATTCATCCACAGCTTTTTTATAAGTAGGCAAATGCAATGTATCAATTGCATATTGAATCTGCCCTTTTGTAGCAATATATAATGCTAGTTTTGCAGCTTCTAAAGGTCTTTTTGCACCTTTTGGAATAGCTAAACTCCAACCTCCGGCCCATGTTACAGACTTACCTGATTTTGTTGGAATACCAGTTATAGCGTATTTAAAATCTTTTGGCGCAAAAAGCTTTAAACCAGAAAGTGTCCAATTACCATCTACAATCATGGCTAATTTGCCTGCTGTAAATGGATTTAAATCGCCTATTTGCATGGATCCAAACGCATTTAAAGCTTCGTAACCAAATCTATCAGCCCAGCTTTTCATCCATTTATAGGCTTCAATTACCCCGGGATCTGTAGCAAAAACGAATTTTCCTGTTTTTTCATCAAAAACATTCCCTTCAAAAGCAAAAATCCAGGTATAAGGCCAACCTTGAGCGTACCAAGGTATAAAGCCAACGATATCATATTTACCCTTCTTTCCCTCCTTTGTCAATTTTTCAGAAATTTTAATAAGTTCATAAATCGTTTTTGGAGGTTCTTTCAGCCCAATAGAATTTAAAAGAGAAATGTTATAGAAAAGGACTCTGACGTCTGTGTCAAAAGGAAGTGCGTAATATCTTCCTTTAAACAGGCATTCCTTAACCGCAAAATCAAAAAAATCGTTCATTAGGTTATCAATATTAATACCTAACTTTTTTAGATACTCATCAATTGGTTCGAGAACGTTGTGTGCGGCTCTTTGAATGACAGTAAATCTGTCGATATACACTAGATCGGGTCCCGTGCCAGCCGAAACAGCTGTTAGGAGTTTTGTGGAGTCTGTTTCTGCTGCTGGTATTATTACTACTTTCACTTTAATATCTGGATTTTCCTTTTGAAAAGCTTCAACAATCTTTTCTATACTGCTTTTATCTGGATCTCTTGCAAGACCGTGCCAAAATGTTATTTCTACAGTTGCGAAAATACGTGTAAAGATAACAAATACAAACAAAAAGAAGCCAACCTTTTTTTTCATAAATCCACCTCCCACTTTTTGATGTCAGTTTATTGACAAAACCATGAGTAATTTTATACTTATTCTTTTTAGTATCAAAGTTTAAAAATTGCTCGTATAAAGAATATACATGTATATACAGGTATATATATTATTTTTTCTTTCTTTCCTGAATTTTTTCTATAATATTCGTCAACCAATCAAGTCTGAAATATAGCAAAAAAGCCAGCGTATGCTGGCTTTTTGTAAACTTTGAGGTTATCAAATTATTCGTAAAATATCTCCCAAGTAAATTCTGGAACTGCTTTTTTCAGCATAGCAGAGACTCCACAATATTTATCTTGGGAAAGCCCAACTGCTTTTTCAACCTGCTCTTTTGGTGGTTCTCCTTTAAATTTGAATATGTATTTTAGATGGAGCTTTGTATAAACTTTCGGATGTTCTTGTGATTGTTCGTAATCAACCTCCATTCTAAAGCTTTCCAAGTTATCGATTACCTTCATTTTCTTTAGTAAAGAAACCACATCCATCCCAGTGCATCCCATAAGTGAATAAAGTAGTAACTCCTTTGGGCGTAATCCAGCATCCTTTCCTCCAAACGATGGCTCGGCATCGATTATTAAGTCATGTCCAGAGAGTGTTTTACTGTAAAATAACATACCTGAATAATAATCCATGCGTGCTGTTGGCATATCGTTGCACCTCCGAAAAAAGTTTTATTAAAATGTTTAAACTTTCATTTTTCCAAGAATCACAAGTATTCCCAAAAGTATTATAAATCCGCTACCAGCAATTTTCATCCATTTTTCCCAGCTTGGTCTGCCAAAACCTTTACTTAGTGTTTTTGAAACAATCGTACCGATTGTTAGAAGTGGTATTGATATTCCTAAGGAGTATACAAATAAGAGAATCATTCCCTTGATCATATTTTTTTGTGCTGCTATAAGCAAAACCGATGCAAGTACAGGACTGCTACATGGTATCCAAACAAAGCCTATAGCTATTCCTAAGATTAATCCTCCAACAAAACCTGAACTTCTGAACTTCCATACGTTAATAGCCTTACCTTTGAATAATTGTATTTCCATTCCATAAAGAATTCCAAATACAATAATTGCAATTCCAATCATCTTTTCTATTATGCTACCAAATTTAGCCAGAAAACCACCAAGCAAACCAGAAAAAGCACCAAGTATTGTAAACATTACTGTGAAACCTGCGAAAAAACCAACGAGTTTTTGCAATTTTCTATTACCGCCAAGAATTATTCCAAGAAAACCTGGAATCAAAGGCAAAACACAGGGACTGAAAAAGGAAAGGATTCCAGATGCCAGTGCAATCCAAATTGATACATCTGTTGGACCTAATGAAACCATGGAATCACCCCAGATTAGTTTTATTTAACCAACAAAGTACGTATCACTCCTGTTTGGTTAAGTGTTTGAGCAATTTCTAGGTTAAATGTAATGTATACTTTGTATATGTCGATAGTTTTTGGTAAAGAATCCACTTTTTCAGCGTTCTTGTCGTTTTTTAAAATATAGTTCGCATCCTCTTTTGTAACATTTACTATTTTCGGTTTACCTTTTAAATCATCATTTTTCTTTGAATAGACTTCAAAAGATTCTTTATAATTATCTTCAGTAACTCTTATCAAATATTTTAATGCTTTCAGGAAATCCTCCGGAGGCATATACCCAGGCACTTGGGTCACTACTCCTGAACCTTTTAAAAAGACAAATGTTGGTGTTCCTCTTATTCCGAAAGCTCCAAATAGTTCGTTATTTGTGTATGGTTTACCAAGAAACGTTGTTTTGTAATTCGATGGCTCGATTTTCACTATGACGTAGTTTCCTCTAAGGAATTCTTGTACCGATTTGTTTGTTAATACCTCTTTTTCAAAAAGCTTGCAGTAATAACAATTCGGAGAGGAGAATACAATTATTAATAGCTTGTCTTCTATTTTGGAAACGTTGTGAGCAGTTCCCAAGTCAGTGTACAAAAACTCGAAACCGAAGATAACATGCACAACCATGAATATAAAAACATAAATAAGTTTTTTAAACATAGCATTCACCTCTCTTTATTTTTTATTTCTAATAGCTGATATCTTAAATTTTTTCATGAAAAGTTTTGAAAAGAATCTGAGTATCGGACAACTGAATCTGATATATATCCCTCCTTTATTTTGAAAAAAACAAGCGGTTAACGGTGTCGTCATTAATATAACCGTTAACCGCAATGATTGTTCTAGCTTAACCCAAGTATTCTATCGATTCTTGCTTTGTCAAATCCAACGATTATTTGATT
It encodes:
- a CDS encoding thioredoxin fold domain-containing protein, whose protein sequence is MFKKLIYVFIFMVVHVIFGFEFLYTDLGTAHNVSKIEDKLLIIVFSSPNCYYCKLFEKEVLTNKSVQEFLRGNYVIVKIEPSNYKTTFLGKPYTNNELFGAFGIRGTPTFVFLKGSGVVTQVPGYMPPEDFLKALKYLIRVTEDNYKESFEVYSKKNDDLKGKPKIVNVTKEDANYILKNDKNAEKVDSLPKTIDIYKVYITFNLEIAQTLNQTGVIRTLLVK
- a CDS encoding carbohydrate ABC transporter permease, with product MYKNSKIGLKITSYILLSLLAFIYLFPFFWMIGTSLKADTELLDFPPKIFPSKPKFDNYGKAIDRFPFWRYFSNSFIITLGNIIGVLFSAPLVAFGFSKLKWIGRNILFFVMLSTAMIPGAVTMIPTFLIFKKLGWINTYLPLIIPAFLGGGPMNVFLIKQFFSTIPNEMLEAAKIDGANEWVIYRKIMLPLSKPVLALVSLFTFMGAWNNYSGPLIYITSEEKFPLSLGMPMFMNRYGTYWNQAMAAATLTFIPTFIFFFFTQKYLIEGIKLSGIKE
- a CDS encoding discoidin domain-containing protein, translated to MKKFSIFMILFTILAFSQDNFKIPESSYWYPNDLLEWSPETDPEAIYNVSSIPLNNRIKGGKISKNASEKVKIVALSVMNPSTSGMPSQGRNDSMRIYTFTYWQYIDFLVAWAGSAGEGIIVPPSADVIDAAHKNGVPVLGTIFFPPNVYGGRRNWVDQLLQETNGQFPIADKLISVARYYGFDGWFINQETEGCDQEHVKQLTRFIGYFKSKAPDLTLFWYDAMNNYGEIMWQGELNETNVVFLTDLEEQRRLSDYLFIDFRWISSKRPNSVENSLKNAQKYKISQYDLFAGVLLQGEGYNTPYFNLSKIQDQQGTLKLSLGLFGPCWSYYSSKKIDEFWKKEDILWVGNHDLLDYKYKSEASRWPGFAQFVVEKSPITSLPFVTHFNVGHGKYFFVNGKKLGNSEWYNRSLQDILPTYRWLVKGKKLDVEIDYENAYYGGTSLKFCGSMLKGEFSEYILYLTDIEILPNTVFSFASKNNEGKVLGTINLYFSDGEILKLPFSSLNDWKEYSYYLTSFIGRKIKNIGITLRSNLNQNVSFNLGKIAIYQISSKTQQQTSKIVVDEIKFEEGIFAQIKIHWNRVEGAKHYEVYRILPNNLEEFVWASTNNYTYICKLKRIGKEKDTKLKIVAIFQDMSRSKPLYTKIYWPPYPKPRAEFTVSNTIISPGESVVFESLSSETTEELEWLFVGGEPLNSNLGKVIVKYEKEGLYPVKLVARNTSGEDIRYYESMIAVTQNAKNLKNLALGKMTYASSFVPHEKPSLAVDGAVEGNSKWCAVGDLPHWLVVDLEKECLINKVVIRHAQEGKESEDWNTKAYRIQISSDGENWNDIIVVKSNSKGLTEHSFPPVKTRYVRLLIEIPTQTGDKAARIYEFEIFGLSDF
- a CDS encoding cytochrome c biogenesis CcdA family protein; protein product: MVSLGPTDVSIWIALASGILSFFSPCVLPLIPGFLGIILGGNRKLQKLVGFFAGFTVMFTILGAFSGLLGGFLAKFGSIIEKMIGIAIIVFGILYGMEIQLFKGKAINVWKFRSSGFVGGLILGIAIGFVWIPCSSPVLASVLLIAAQKNMIKGMILLFVYSLGISIPLLTIGTIVSKTLSKGFGRPSWEKWMKIAGSGFIILLGILVILGKMKV
- a CDS encoding sugar ABC transporter permease, which codes for MKNARNFILGLLFISPWLIGFFIFTMYPIIASAYYSLTDFSITTYPNFVGFRNYMRMFEDGLFWKSLKNTTFLVLGLVPLGLLIALTTALLLNVKKLRGIPFFRAAIYLPSIVPAFAFSAVVTLFFHPYLGFINTVLSWIGIEGPLWLSSEKWVKPTIIIAAQWGVGGAMLVFSAALKDIPYELYEAAVIDGASKLTMFRKITLPLITPTIFYYLVTSTIGNIQIFDLPMLLTGGGPANASLTLGMYIYKQAFTYTNMGYASALAWFMFVLILIITIVYFYFSDKWVFYIGN
- a CDS encoding ABC transporter substrate-binding protein, with product MKKKVGFFLFVFVIFTRIFATVEITFWHGLARDPDKSSIEKIVEAFQKENPDIKVKVVIIPAAETDSTKLLTAVSAGTGPDLVYIDRFTVIQRAAHNVLEPIDEYLKKLGINIDNLMNDFFDFAVKECLFKGRYYALPFDTDVRVLFYNISLLNSIGLKEPPKTIYELIKISEKLTKEGKKGKYDIVGFIPWYAQGWPYTWIFAFEGNVFDEKTGKFVFATDPGVIEAYKWMKSWADRFGYEALNAFGSMQIGDLNPFTAGKLAMIVDGNWTLSGLKLFAPKDFKYAITGIPTKSGKSVTWAGGWSLAIPKGAKRPLEAAKLALYIATKGQIQYAIDTLHLPTYKKAVDELLKKDPSQKPFVELLENAKSRPPLPVGALLWDKLVEARDLILTGKKTVEKALFDVQQEVQKEYDKIMSSTK
- a CDS encoding OsmC family protein, producing the protein MPTARMDYYSGMLFYSKTLSGHDLIIDAEPSFGGKDAGLRPKELLLYSLMGCTGMDVVSLLKKMKVIDNLESFRMEVDYEQSQEHPKVYTKLHLKYIFKFKGEPPKEQVEKAVGLSQDKYCGVSAMLKKAVPEFTWEIFYE